In the Deferribacter desulfuricans SSM1 genome, TGTACATCCTTGATCACATCTTTTTTAATTTTGCCATAGCAATAAGAACCTTTTTCCAAAAAATTGCTGATCCAAAAGATATTGCACCAAGTATGGCAGTTGGTTTTACAATAAATCATATCGCTGCAGTAATTTTCCCTGTTATTGGCGGTATCCTGTGGAGTATAAGTTATAAAATATCATTTTTAATGGGTGCTTTTTTAAGTTTGACGACACTAATTTTTGCACAGTTTATCGATTACGAAATCAAAAAACACCAATCAAATTAACCAATTTTAAATACAAAACTTTTTAATTTTTCAGCTAAAGAATATTTACATGTAAATAAGAAAACTTGTCTTTTATCTGACAACATTTTTAGAGACTTTATAAATAAATCTTCTCTTTCTTCATCAAAATTTGCAGTTACCTCATCGAAAAATATTGGAAGATTAAGCTCATTATCTATAAAATCAATAAACGCCAGCCTCAAAGCAAGAAATAGCTGATCTCTTGTACCACTTGATAATTGCTCTATAGTCTTAATCTGGGTATTGCTACCCTCAACAAAATAATCACCTTCAAAATCGGTAATTATCTTTTTATATCTTCCATCCGTAACTTTTTCAAAATATACAGATGCTTTTTGCAGCAATTCTGGTTGAAACTCTTTTTCAAATCTTTTTAATGTATTTTCCAATAAATTAAATGCATAAAAATAGTCTAAGTAAATCTGAATATTATATTTGAGTTTTTCTTTTAATAATTCTATTGTCCCCTCTTTTTCACTTAATTCGCTTTTATTAACTAGGATCTTCAATTTACCATTAATTTCTGATTTACTTTTAAGTATTGAATTCAACTCATCTTCATATATTGAAATCTCTTCTTGCAACTTATTAATCTCTTTTTCTATATCATATTTATTTAAACTATTTATCTTTATTTTATAACTTTCATATTTTAGACCAAATAACTTTTGAAACCTTTCCTTTTTAACAATTATCTCTTTTTCAAGACTTATAAGCTCATTATATCTTTCAACCCCTTTTTCTAAATCTTCAAGTGATTCAACACCTAACTCTTTTAATTTATCATTTATTTTATTTTCCAATAACCTTAATTGCTCCCTTTTTCTTTGTAATTTTTCCTCATAAACAACTTTATCATTTACCAATTTTTGCCTATAATCCGAATTAGCAAGCATCATTTTAATCTTTTTTTCAAATTCAGCATCTTCTAACTTTAAGCCTATTTCTTTGCACAAAATTTTTAATTCTTTAATCTTTTTCAAATGGCCTTGCAAACCTTTATATTCATCTGCAGTCTGTTCTATATCATCAAAAAACTTTTGAAGATCTTTTAAAGTAATTTCACCTTCAAGTTCAAAATTTTTAATTTCATCTATTGTCGTATCCAACTCTTTTTGATTATCATCTTTTTCTTTTTCAATGAGTTTTAAATCTTTATTTAGTTTTCTCCCTTTATTAAAAATGAAAAATGATAAAAATAAGAAAATTGTAAAACCTACCAATCCTATTAAAACATCCTTTTTTACAAGAAATAAGGAAACTAAGCTCAACACCCCAAAAAGTATAAAAGCATTTTTATATTTATTTTGCTCTGCTTTCATCGTTTCTATTTTTCTATCAAGATTTTCAATCTTAACTTTGAGTTTATCCTTTTTTTCGGTTAAGCCAATTAGTATTACCTTAAAATCTTTTACATCATATTTACTTATTAATTTATAAAAACTAGAATTCTCCAAATTTTTTAGATTCTCTAATAATTCATTTTCATCTAACATTTTTACTTCATTGAATAAAGCAAGTATTCTCATCAAAACATTTTCATCTACTTGATTGTTATTATATTCATCTAACTTTTTTCCCAATACTGAAACTTCTATCTCTATATTCTCAATCTCTCTTTTAACGTTTTCAATATTACTTTGCAATTCTTTAACTTGCTTATAATCTTCATTTTTTACCAGTAACTCACTTTCAAGCTCTGATTTTCTATTTTCAAGAACAACTATATCAAGATATGAATCAAAAGGAGTTAATAATTTATTATTTAAATCTATCCTATCCTTGAGTTCATTTAATTTTCTCTTTAAACTTAATTCTTTTTTACTCAACTCTTCCAGTGAAATGTACTCATCATCAAATTGTTCAATTTGAGATTTTAAATATTCTATATCTTTTTCAAGTTTATTAATTTCAATTATCAAACTGTTTATAACAGGATTTTTACCCCTTTCTTTAAAAAGGGAAGATAACTTTTTATCAAACTCCTGCTTAATATTACTTATGTTCTTAAAATCACTAATACTTGTTGCCTGCAATAATATATCTGTTCTATTCTTCAAATGCGTTAAAAAATCAAATGATATTAAATCTTCGATACTTATTGAAAAACTATTTTTAAAAGTTTTAAAATCAATATTTAAAGCAATCGATTTAAAAAGTGAATCATTTGGGATAAATCTTTGTTTATTTTTATCATAATATATCTCATATGAATTTTCTAAAAAATAAATAGTCGCTTTAGATTGCAAATAATCAAGAAACCACGGTTTTGATTTTTTTTCAAATGGATAAAGAATGTATCTGAACAAATGTAACAATGTAGTTTTTCCAGATTCATTTGGACCATAAATAATATTTAAGCCTTTATTAAAATGAAGATTGAACTCAAATAAGTCAGTTATTTTAACATTTAATTTACTTAATATCATCTCTAAAAATTCTTGAACTTAAAATATCAAAACCGTTTTTTTTCGCTCTTTCGAAATCAATATCTATGCCATATTTACGAATAAATTTTAATAATTTGGGATTTATTTCTAAATTTAAATGAGCAAATTCATCTTTCATTATATTTAGAAAAGGGGAAGAAAATCTTTCAAAATCCATTTTAACTATAAGATTGTCCATATTAATATCAACAATGTTGGAAATATTGTCAATCAAATCCATTTTTGAAATCAACAAATCTTCATACACTCCTGCATCAATTTCACCACAAAACTTTACAATGTAATATGAATTATTGCTTTCAAGTTCTATTAAAATCGATTCTATATCGCTGAAACTATAAGAGTGTTCCAGTTTTACTTCCAATTCTTCTATCCGAAAACCCACCGGATACTTTACAACTGAAAATCTACCATTATCATATTCCACTATATTCACATATCGCTCACCCACCTCATTGCTCCTAACAGGTATGGGCGAACCAGGATATGAAACGACTTTATTATCAATAGATTTTAAAAAATATTTATGTATATGCCCAAGTGCAAAATAACAGTTGGCTTTAAAGTTTGTAAGTCTATCAATCGATATTGGATAATAGTTTTCATGTTCATCACTTACCACATCTGTCAAATTGCAATGTAAAACACAAATAGCTGGACTCAAAAAATAATCCTCAGAAAGCGTCGAAAAAGGATTTTCCCCCAATTTCTTAAAATCAAAAGATATCCCATAAATATTTATACCATTATCAGTATAGTGGCTGATTTTATTTTTCTCAAAAACTTTAAAATTCTTTTCAGATGATAAAAAAGATAAGAACTTTTCTGAATATTCATCATGATTCCCAGCAACATAATAGACATTACAATTATTTATAGATTTTAGAAACTTTTTAAAAAGTAATCTGTATCGATACTCAATATAATTACTATTAAAAATATCCCCTGCTAAAACCAGAAAACTGATACCCTCTCTTTGTATAAGCTCTACCAGTTCATCAAAAAACTTAGAATAAAATGAGAAAGAGTTCCCCTTTTTTATAAAACTTAAGGGGCGTCCTAAATGTAAATCAGAGAAATGAAGAAATTTTATACGTCCCAAAAAGTAGTACCCTGGTCGGTAATTATCTCTTCTAAAATATTACTATTTTCATTTTTTATACAGTCTTTAGTAAAGCATTTACACTTTGTTAAAACTTGTTCTTCAATAAAAACTGGTGATTTAGTTCTTAAAGATAAAGCGATTGCATCTGATGGCCTACAATCTATACATTTTGTATTTCCACCATTTTGTAAATATAAGCTCGCTTTAAAAATACCGTTGTCATAATCAGCAATTATCACTTTCTCTACCACTACATTATCAAGAGCTGTCAAAATCCCTGAAATAAAATCATAAGTCATTGGTCTTGGTGGAACTATTTTATTTAACTCAGTATAAATAGCTTCGGCTTCAAAAACCCCAATATTGATTGGTAAATAAAAACCATCATTTGTTTCTAATATCAGTATATATCTAGAAGTTAAAGGATCCTTTACAACACACTTAACAGAAGCCTCTTTCATCAAATACTACCTCCCAACAAATTCTACTATTTTAGCTAATAATGAATTTTTCTTAGCCTCTACAATCTCAACAGTAACAATATCACCTATATTTAATTTATGATTTGATAAAATATTTACAACCTTATTTTGTCTATTTCTTCCAGAAAATTGATTTTCTCCCTTTTTACTTTTACCCTCAACCAAAATCTCCTGCACTTTACCAACATAAGATTTATTAATCTCCTCAGTGATTTTAGATTGTATACTAAGCAATTCATTCAATCTTCGACTCTTTTCATCATCTGTTATATCATCAACAAAATTACTAGCTTTCGTTTTCGGTCTTGGTGAATATTTAAATGCAAATATTGATTCATATCTAATCTCTTTTATAGCTTTTAAAGTTTCAGCAAAATCTTCAACAGTTTCTCCAGGAAATCCAACAATAAAATCAGAAGATAAAGCCAAATCGGGTATCATCTCTTTTGCTTTTAATACCTTATCTCTGTATTCTTCATAAGTATATTTTCTGTTCATCATTTTTAAAACTTTATTGGAGCCAGCCTGCAAAGGGAGGTGTAAATATTCGCACACTTTTGGAAGATCTCTTATTGCAAATATAAGCTCATCATCAAAATCTTTAGGATGAGATGTCACAAAGCGAATTCTTTCTAAGCCATTTATATCATGTACTTTGTAAAGCAATTTTGGGAAATTAATATCTTCATCAAGCCCTTTACCATAAGAATTTACATTTTGTCCTAGCAGAGTAACTTCTTTGACACCATTATTTACCAAATATTTGATTTCATCCAATATTTCAGAAGGTTTTCTACTCTTTTCTCTTCCACGAACATAAGGAACAATACAATAAGAGCAAAAGTTATCACACCCTTTCATAATAGTTACAAAAGCTGAAACTTTTTTCCCTCTTCCAAAAACAGGGATAGAAAGCTCATCATCCCCTTCACTTGTATCACAAATTCTTTCCCCTTTTTCAACTAAATCTATCAAAGAGTGTAATCTATCTATCGCAGAAGTTCCAAAAACTAAATCCACATAATCAAATCTATCTAAAAATTTTTCACCATCCTGCTGAGCAACACAACCGCACACTGCAATCTTAAAATCAGGGTTAAGCTTTTTAAATTTTTTTAATCTGCCAAGTTCACTTTCCACTTTGTGATAAGGTTTTTCTCTTACACTACATGTATTTATAACTGCAAATGAAGCTTCTTCCAAATTATCTGTTAATGAATACCCTCTTTCCTGGAATATTGCAGCAATTCTCTCAGAATCGTATTCATTCATTTGGCAACCAAACGTTTTAATAAATAATTTCATTTTGCCTCCATATTTGTGTTTGATAATAAGCTTTTCAAAACTTTTAATTCTTTCTGAGCTTCCATATATTTTGGATGCAACTTATCTATTTTAGATAACCAATATATAGCATCATTTATATATGTTTTATCTCTACTGCCTTTATGAGACATTACAAAGGTATACCTCTCGTTACCTATTTTATATGCAAAATCCATCTTTAATTTTTTAATTTTTTCATTTTCTACACCTAATCTCTCCAAATATTCATAAGCTCCAATATAATCACCTTTGGCCGAAAGTGTAAGTGCCTTTCTAATATATTTTTCTGGTATAATATTTTCGTATTTACTCATCTCCAAGCTAACCTGTTTTAAAAGCTTATCAGCTTCTGGTTTTACAGGTACATCTGGCGGGATATTTATCAATAACTCATAAGAAGTCACAATATAATTTTTAGCAGTTTCATAATCTTCTTCAAAAAACGATTTCCTTGCCTCTTTAAATAATTTTAAAGCTTTTTTATAGTCGTTTTCGGACTTAATAATTTTATAAAGTTTTGCTTTTAGAACAAGCGATTTCTTGTTAAACTTATAATAAGATAATGACTTTAAAACTTTATCATAGGCTTCATAATATTTTTTTTCTTCATACAGTTTTTCAGCTTCTCTATAAAGTTTATAAGTTTCACTTTTCAAATAAAACCAAACCGCCAATCCAGCAACTAAAAGTAAAAACAGCAATAAAACTATAACCTTCTTTGTCATTTCATAAACTCATTCAGTTTATTTAATATCTCTTTGTCTTTTATCTTTTTCATAGCTTTTTCAGCAGAAGCAGTATCATTTAGTAATAAATAAGCTAAAACTTTAAAATAAAGCCCCTGATCACTACTATCCTCTGATAATAGCAGCAAAACTTCCTTGGCCTTTTCATCAGCCAATAATTTATCCGCTATATCATATCTGTTTTTACAGTTTTTAAAATCAGAAATTCTCAACAAATTTAGTTTATATCCATCATAAGCATACATACATTTTATTTTATCACTTTTCTTAGACCACAATAAATATCTTTTTTTAAATTTATCAATATCTTTTATAGCTAAAGAACAATTTAAATAGGACTCATAATACTTCTCATCGTGTTTTACAAAACAGTTATCTAATAAATCACAATCGACTTTCAATCCATTTTCTTTCTGAATTTTATAAGCCCTACAATAGTTAATATTTGATATCTTATATTTTTTTCTATTTATCTCAAAACTCTTCAAAAACGAATCATATTTTTTTATATCCCATACCCTATCCAATGCTAAATTTACCATATCGCTATCTTTATAATATCTATAAATTTTCCAGAATTTATCGTAGTTACCATTTTTATAAAATAAAATGGCAAAACTTTTCTTGTTTTTATTGTCAAGTTTTCTTATATCAATTTTATCAAACTGTTTTGAAGCTTCTTCTGGAAAATCTTTTAGCTTAATCGCCAACGCTAATCTCAACTTATTGTCCAATTTCAAACGTAATGATTTTTTTGAAATATCTTTATCCACCTTACAGTTTGAAGATAGATAAGCTTTTAGAGTGTAATCATAAAAATTTTCAATTAGATAACTTTTTGCTAAATCACAATCTTTTTCAGCCAATATTTTCACTTTATCGTATCTTAGAAGTTTTGTATCAATCTTTTTATCATTTACATTTTCTAACTCGTTTATCAACTCCAGAGCTTTGTCATAATTATCTTCACTCAAATATATTTGATATAACAAATACTTAGCAAAATTTATCTTCTTTTCGTCTTTTGCATCTTTTAAAAAATCTTCTAAACTAATCTTTGCCACATCATATAATTGATCCTTGAATGCAGAAACTCCAAGTAAATAATCACTCACATCTCCTGCATAAAGCAAATAACTACTTAAAAATAAAAAAATGATTAAAATCAATTTTTTAAACATTGTGCAACCACTTCCACTGGATGAAGTACTTTTTTCTCTGAAATATGCTCTATCTGCATCCTACACGTTGGGCAGTCAGTTAATACCACATCACACCCAGACTCTACAATTTTTTGAGCAAGGTCTCTACCTATATCCATACTCAAATCATAATTATCAGCACTCATACCCCAGCTACCAGCTATACCGCAGCAGTGTGAGTTAAGATTTTTTACACCTAACCTCATATTTTTCTGCAACAACTCAATAGAACTATTAGCATATTTTTGAACTTTTAAATGACATGGCATATGATAAGCAAAATTTCTACCATCCTTCTCTATTTCCACTTTATCAAAATTATCATTTATCAGTTTACTTATGTGTATTACCTTATCTTTAACCATCTCAATTTCTTCATTATTTAATAAATAACTCCACTCTTTCATCAAAGATAAACCGCAAGAAGAGCAGGAAACTACGATATAATCCACATCTTTAGCAAGATTACCCCATTTATTCAAATTCTTCTCCACACTTTTTCTCGCTTTGTCCACCATCCCTTTTGACAACATTGGCAATCCACAACAGTGTTGTTCAGGTATAATTACTTTATATCCTAAATTTTCAAGAACCTTAACAGTTGATTTACCAATATTCGTTTCAATATAACCTGCATAACATCCAGAAAAATAAAGTACTGACTTTTCACCTTCGCCAACTTCTCTGTTTACCTCTTCAAAAAGAGAGTGTGTTTTAAAAGCAACAAACTCCCTTTCTTGAGCAAGACCTGTAAAAAGTTCATTTAATTTTCTACTAAGATTAGGTTTCATAACCTTTGCAATTAAGGGTGAAACCTTTCGTGTATACTTTGCAGCTAATTCAACACTTACAAGCAATTTTTT is a window encoding:
- a CDS encoding bifunctional nuclease family protein encodes the protein MKEASVKCVVKDPLTSRYILILETNDGFYLPINIGVFEAEAIYTELNKIVPPRPMTYDFISGILTALDNVVVEKVIIADYDNGIFKASLYLQNGGNTKCIDCRPSDAIALSLRTKSPVFIEEQVLTKCKCFTKDCIKNENSNILEEIITDQGTTFWDV
- a CDS encoding AAA family ATPase, producing MILSKLNVKITDLFEFNLHFNKGLNIIYGPNESGKTTLLHLFRYILYPFEKKSKPWFLDYLQSKATIYFLENSYEIYYDKNKQRFIPNDSLFKSIALNIDFKTFKNSFSISIEDLISFDFLTHLKNRTDILLQATSISDFKNISNIKQEFDKKLSSLFKERGKNPVINSLIIEINKLEKDIEYLKSQIEQFDDEYISLEELSKKELSLKRKLNELKDRIDLNNKLLTPFDSYLDIVVLENRKSELESELLVKNEDYKQVKELQSNIENVKREIENIEIEVSVLGKKLDEYNNNQVDENVLMRILALFNEVKMLDENELLENLKNLENSSFYKLISKYDVKDFKVILIGLTEKKDKLKVKIENLDRKIETMKAEQNKYKNAFILFGVLSLVSLFLVKKDVLIGLVGFTIFLFLSFFIFNKGRKLNKDLKLIEKEKDDNQKELDTTIDEIKNFELEGEITLKDLQKFFDDIEQTADEYKGLQGHLKKIKELKILCKEIGLKLEDAEFEKKIKMMLANSDYRQKLVNDKVVYEEKLQRKREQLRLLENKINDKLKELGVESLEDLEKGVERYNELISLEKEIIVKKERFQKLFGLKYESYKIKINSLNKYDIEKEINKLQEEISIYEDELNSILKSKSEINGKLKILVNKSELSEKEGTIELLKEKLKYNIQIYLDYFYAFNLLENTLKRFEKEFQPELLQKASVYFEKVTDGRYKKIITDFEGDYFVEGSNTQIKTIEQLSSGTRDQLFLALRLAFIDFIDNELNLPIFFDEVTANFDEEREDLFIKSLKMLSDKRQVFLFTCKYSLAEKLKSFVFKIG
- a CDS encoding metallophosphoesterase family protein, translating into MGRIKFLHFSDLHLGRPLSFIKKGNSFSFYSKFFDELVELIQREGISFLVLAGDIFNSNYIEYRYRLLFKKFLKSINNCNVYYVAGNHDEYSEKFLSFLSSEKNFKVFEKNKISHYTDNGINIYGISFDFKKLGENPFSTLSEDYFLSPAICVLHCNLTDVVSDEHENYYPISIDRLTNFKANCYFALGHIHKYFLKSIDNKVVSYPGSPIPVRSNEVGERYVNIVEYDNGRFSVVKYPVGFRIEELEVKLEHSYSFSDIESILIELESNNSYYIVKFCGEIDAGVYEDLLISKMDLIDNISNIVDINMDNLIVKMDFERFSSPFLNIMKDEFAHLNLEINPKLLKFIRKYGIDIDFERAKKNGFDILSSRIFRDDIK
- the miaB gene encoding tRNA (N6-isopentenyl adenosine(37)-C2)-methylthiotransferase MiaB; the protein is MKLFIKTFGCQMNEYDSERIAAIFQERGYSLTDNLEEASFAVINTCSVREKPYHKVESELGRLKKFKKLNPDFKIAVCGCVAQQDGEKFLDRFDYVDLVFGTSAIDRLHSLIDLVEKGERICDTSEGDDELSIPVFGRGKKVSAFVTIMKGCDNFCSYCIVPYVRGREKSRKPSEILDEIKYLVNNGVKEVTLLGQNVNSYGKGLDEDINFPKLLYKVHDINGLERIRFVTSHPKDFDDELIFAIRDLPKVCEYLHLPLQAGSNKVLKMMNRKYTYEEYRDKVLKAKEMIPDLALSSDFIVGFPGETVEDFAETLKAIKEIRYESIFAFKYSPRPKTKASNFVDDITDDEKSRRLNELLSIQSKITEEINKSYVGKVQEILVEGKSKKGENQFSGRNRQNKVVNILSNHKLNIGDIVTVEIVEAKKNSLLAKIVEFVGR